Proteins co-encoded in one Kribbella qitaiheensis genomic window:
- a CDS encoding recombinase family protein — MTRKRNVYANKMALMAAGARVIALIYARASQDNKKQEKSVGDQLDLGKGEAKQNRWTVGKVFYDNNISASKYARGKKRPDYELLLEAIESGEGDVLILFELARSNRDLMIYVNLRELCIRVGLYFWLIGGQLYDLRVRADLMSLGFQAVQAEDQSVATHENVKRGKAGSALRGLPAGKLNYGYTRVYDGETGAFVKQIPDVEIREAVSDDGKVSKYTRAGIIRFVFESLDEGKSIHSIEKSIFDRGIRSRKGNRIGRAVIRKWALNPVYIGKRVHLTETVGAGQWDGLVSDELYWSVNVLLNDVKRTKTRPGSGKYLASWIGKCAEDGSPISVTPPSEHSYKEHVYRCYRKNCWTIPMVELDSFILSTVIAWCSRPDIEELLTAAYTANDEALSEARAEAKRIESEWESWMKDATAQRLKPSVVARFEAQFEMDLQAARDRASELSLPSVLRDSIGPDAERKIMSADIEVKRELIRLLGPFEVTRALRKDNVPLTDRVNWLGLLGSEFSDDGPKL, encoded by the coding sequence ATGACTCGCAAGCGGAACGTGTACGCGAACAAAATGGCGCTTATGGCGGCCGGTGCACGGGTCATCGCGCTTATCTACGCGCGGGCCAGTCAGGACAATAAAAAGCAAGAGAAGTCGGTCGGGGATCAGCTTGACCTAGGGAAAGGCGAGGCCAAGCAAAATCGCTGGACCGTAGGGAAAGTCTTTTACGACAACAACATCTCGGCATCCAAGTACGCACGCGGTAAGAAGCGGCCCGATTACGAATTGCTGTTGGAAGCGATCGAATCCGGCGAGGGTGACGTACTGATTCTGTTCGAGCTTGCCCGCAGCAATCGCGACCTGATGATTTACGTGAATCTCCGTGAGCTTTGCATCCGGGTCGGCTTGTATTTCTGGCTCATTGGTGGCCAGTTGTACGATTTGCGAGTTCGTGCGGATTTGATGAGTCTCGGGTTTCAAGCGGTACAGGCAGAGGATCAATCCGTCGCTACGCACGAGAACGTCAAGCGGGGAAAAGCGGGTTCCGCGTTGCGTGGCCTTCCTGCCGGGAAACTCAACTACGGTTACACGCGGGTTTACGATGGGGAGACGGGTGCTTTCGTTAAGCAAATCCCGGATGTCGAAATCCGGGAAGCGGTGAGCGATGACGGCAAGGTTTCCAAGTACACGAGAGCGGGCATTATCCGTTTCGTGTTCGAGAGCTTGGACGAGGGGAAGTCGATTCACAGTATCGAAAAGTCGATTTTCGATCGTGGCATTAGAAGCCGGAAAGGTAACCGGATCGGCCGCGCGGTGATTCGTAAGTGGGCTCTCAACCCTGTGTATATCGGGAAGCGGGTTCATCTCACCGAAACGGTGGGTGCTGGGCAATGGGATGGTCTGGTTTCGGATGAACTGTATTGGTCTGTAAACGTGCTGCTGAATGATGTGAAGCGGACCAAGACCCGTCCGGGGAGCGGTAAATATCTCGCGTCTTGGATCGGGAAATGCGCCGAAGACGGTAGCCCGATCAGTGTTACGCCCCCGTCCGAGCATTCATACAAAGAGCACGTTTACCGCTGCTACCGGAAAAACTGCTGGACGATTCCGATGGTCGAGCTTGATTCGTTCATCCTGTCCACCGTCATTGCTTGGTGCTCCCGCCCGGACATTGAAGAGTTGCTGACAGCGGCATATACCGCGAATGACGAGGCGTTGAGCGAGGCGCGGGCCGAAGCTAAGCGCATTGAAAGCGAGTGGGAATCGTGGATGAAGGACGCGACCGCACAACGGCTCAAGCCGAGCGTTGTCGCGCGATTTGAAGCACAGTTCGAAATGGACCTGCAAGCGGCCAGAGATCGCGCTAGCGAATTGAGCCTGCCGTCGGTCCTGCGGGATTCGATCGGCCCGGACGCTGAACGCAAAATCATGTCGGCAGATATTGAGGTGAAGCGGGAACTGATCCGACTTCTCGGCCCGTTCGAGGTCACGCGGGCACTCCGGAAAGACAATGTGCCCCTGACGGACCGCGTGAACTGGCTCGGTCTGCTGGGCTCGGAATTCTCCGACGACGGGCCGAAACTGTAG
- a CDS encoding YciI family protein — MKFLILIYGNPESRDVWNQLTEEQQRESMIGYTGLHEALTASGELIVSHSLADAVTTKQVLVRNGNVMTTDGPFAEEKDR, encoded by the coding sequence ATGAAGTTCCTGATCCTGATCTACGGCAATCCGGAATCGCGGGACGTGTGGAACCAGTTGACCGAAGAGCAGCAGCGGGAGTCGATGATCGGGTACACCGGCCTCCACGAAGCGCTGACGGCCAGTGGCGAGTTGATCGTGTCGCACTCGCTGGCAGACGCTGTCACGACCAAGCAGGTGCTGGTCCGGAACGGCAACGTGATGACCACCGACGGGCCGTTCGCCGAGGAGAAAGATCGTTAG
- a CDS encoding CDP-alcohol phosphatidyltransferase family protein, translating to MPELEVSDRVLTIPNALSFLRLLGVPLFLWLILGPKEDGWALLVLAISGFTDWADGQIARRMNQTTRLGQMLDPVADRLYIFATVLGLALRDIIPWWLAIALPLRDLLLTFTLPALHRRGYNALPVHFLGKSATFCLLYAFPLLLLGDGDSTLNLLARVFGWAFAIWGTALYYWAGALYFAQLRHLIQTVKPISGPAGS from the coding sequence GTGCCGGAGCTGGAAGTGTCCGACCGGGTGCTGACGATCCCGAATGCACTCAGCTTCCTGCGGTTGCTGGGCGTGCCACTCTTCCTCTGGCTGATCCTCGGCCCGAAGGAAGACGGCTGGGCGTTGCTGGTGCTGGCGATCTCCGGGTTCACCGACTGGGCCGACGGCCAGATCGCCCGCCGGATGAATCAGACCACGCGGCTCGGGCAGATGCTCGACCCGGTGGCGGACCGGCTCTACATCTTCGCGACCGTGCTCGGACTGGCGTTGCGCGACATCATCCCGTGGTGGCTCGCGATCGCGTTGCCGCTGCGAGACCTGCTGCTGACGTTCACGTTGCCGGCGCTCCATCGCCGCGGTTACAACGCATTGCCCGTGCACTTCCTGGGCAAGTCGGCGACCTTCTGCCTGCTGTACGCGTTCCCGCTGCTGTTGCTGGGCGACGGCGACAGCACGCTGAACCTCCTGGCCCGCGTCTTCGGCTGGGCCTTCGCGATCTGGGGAACGGCTCTGTACTACTGGGCCGGTGCCCTGTACTTCGCGCAGTTGCGTCACCTGATCCAGACGGTGAAGCCGATCAGCGGACCGGCGGGGTCGTGA
- a CDS encoding DUF881 domain-containing protein: MSLLNNLMAHPLDEGYAVAARTRQAQRTRSRHRIILVIALAVLGVLLGTAASQNYRSAPEAEKQRKELIARISQADTRLTDLRGQQTKLADEVRGLQAGGLSNTSSGAALQKQLDDLELQAGAVALKGPGLKAVIDDAKDANDKEGRLLDVDLQQLVNGLWTAGAEAISVNGHRLTSLTAIRGAGSAITVGYSSLTPPYTVLAIGETATMPARFAQSSGGQWVQYLVSNFHVRMTITTEDSLLVPADATIALRYAKVGGPK; encoded by the coding sequence ATGTCACTGCTGAACAACCTGATGGCCCACCCGCTCGACGAGGGCTACGCCGTCGCCGCCAGGACCAGGCAGGCACAGCGGACCAGGTCGCGGCACCGGATCATCCTGGTGATCGCTCTGGCCGTACTAGGCGTTCTGCTCGGCACGGCCGCGTCGCAGAACTATCGCAGTGCGCCCGAGGCGGAGAAACAGCGCAAGGAACTGATCGCGCGGATCAGCCAGGCCGACACCCGGCTGACCGATCTGCGTGGCCAGCAGACGAAGCTTGCCGACGAAGTACGAGGGCTGCAGGCAGGTGGGCTGAGCAACACGAGCTCGGGTGCCGCGCTGCAGAAGCAGTTGGACGACCTGGAGTTGCAGGCGGGTGCGGTCGCGTTGAAGGGACCCGGTCTGAAGGCCGTGATCGACGATGCGAAGGATGCCAACGACAAAGAGGGCCGGCTGCTCGACGTCGACCTGCAGCAGTTGGTGAACGGGCTGTGGACCGCGGGCGCCGAGGCCATCTCGGTCAACGGTCACCGGCTCACCTCACTGACCGCGATCCGCGGCGCCGGTAGCGCGATCACGGTCGGTTACAGCTCGCTGACCCCGCCGTACACGGTGCTCGCGATCGGTGAGACGGCGACCATGCCGGCCCGGTTCGCGCAGAGCTCGGGCGGCCAGTGGGTGCAGTACCTGGTCAGCAATTTCCATGTCCGGATGACCATCACGACGGAGGATTCCTTGCTGGTGCCAGCCGATGCGACCATCGCGCTGCGGTACGCGAAGGTGGGTGGACCGAAATGA
- a CDS encoding small basic family protein: MIAVLGLVIGVVVGLIVAPDVPEWAQPYLPIAVVAALDAVFGALRAFLDGIFDDKVFVVSFISNVLIAALIVYLGDQLGVGSQLSTGVVVVLGIRIFTNMAAIRRHVFRA, encoded by the coding sequence ATGATCGCCGTACTCGGTCTGGTGATCGGCGTGGTCGTCGGTCTGATCGTCGCGCCCGATGTGCCGGAGTGGGCGCAGCCCTACCTGCCGATCGCCGTCGTGGCGGCGCTGGACGCGGTGTTCGGCGCGTTGCGGGCGTTCCTGGACGGGATCTTCGACGACAAGGTGTTCGTCGTCTCCTTCATCTCCAACGTGCTGATCGCGGCGCTGATCGTCTACCTCGGCGACCAGCTCGGGGTCGGTTCCCAGCTGTCCACCGGTGTGGTGGTCGTGCTCGGGATCCGGATCTTCACCAACATGGCCGCGATCCGGCGGCACGTCTTCAGGGCCTGA
- a CDS encoding DUF881 domain-containing protein translates to MTTDDPTPPSPEPADAAHPVKPTPMPKAKLPNLALRRLRAGFKPSRGQAIVAVVLALVACMAVVQVRVNRGDDGYQNARREDLIAILDGLGQNTRRLESEITELQARKNSLASSADKAQTAREQAEQQVRVLGILAGTMPAQGPGVRITLNDPDGKMQSSNLLDAIEELRDAGAEAIQINGSVRVVASTDLTDDAPGVKVDGEKVNSPYVIEAIGESHNLAEAANFPGGLVSEVTGPQIGGTAEVTELPQVQITALHAADEHRYARPAPSPTK, encoded by the coding sequence ATGACTACCGACGACCCGACCCCGCCCTCGCCTGAGCCGGCCGATGCCGCGCATCCGGTGAAGCCGACGCCGATGCCGAAGGCGAAGCTGCCGAACCTGGCGCTGCGCCGGTTGCGGGCCGGCTTCAAGCCGTCCCGCGGCCAGGCGATCGTGGCCGTGGTACTGGCGCTGGTGGCCTGTATGGCGGTCGTCCAGGTCCGGGTGAACCGGGGGGACGACGGCTACCAGAACGCCCGCCGTGAGGACCTGATCGCGATCCTGGACGGCCTGGGTCAGAACACCCGCCGGCTGGAGAGCGAGATCACCGAACTCCAGGCGCGCAAGAACAGCCTGGCCTCCAGCGCCGACAAGGCGCAGACCGCCCGCGAACAGGCCGAGCAGCAGGTCCGGGTGCTCGGCATCCTGGCCGGCACGATGCCTGCCCAGGGACCCGGCGTACGGATCACGCTGAACGATCCGGACGGCAAGATGCAGTCGAGCAACCTGCTCGACGCGATCGAGGAGCTGCGCGACGCCGGCGCCGAGGCGATCCAGATCAACGGTTCGGTCCGGGTGGTCGCCAGTACGGATCTGACCGACGACGCCCCCGGCGTGAAGGTCGACGGGGAGAAGGTCAATTCGCCGTACGTGATCGAAGCGATCGGCGAGTCGCACAACCTGGCCGAGGCGGCCAACTTCCCCGGCGGTCTGGTCAGCGAGGTGACCGGTCCGCAGATCGGTGGCACCGCGGAAGTGACCGAGCTGCCACAGGTACAGATCACCGCCTTGCACGCGGCCGACGAGCATCGTTACGCTCGCCCGGCGCCCAGCCCTACCAAGTGA
- the gcvH gene encoding glycine cleavage system protein GcvH, translating to MYPEDLKYTAEHEWVKAGEGPVRVGITDFAQDALGDIVYVQLPEVGTAVRAGDSCGELESTKSVSDLFAPLNGTVRAVNEALADQPDLVNTDPYGEGWLIDIEVDDDEEVAALMDAETYKGQLEQS from the coding sequence GTGTACCCCGAAGACCTGAAGTACACGGCCGAACACGAATGGGTGAAGGCCGGCGAAGGGCCGGTGCGAGTCGGTATCACCGACTTCGCGCAGGACGCCCTGGGCGACATCGTGTACGTCCAGCTGCCGGAGGTCGGTACCGCGGTGCGGGCCGGCGACTCCTGTGGCGAGCTGGAATCCACCAAGAGCGTGAGCGACCTGTTCGCCCCGCTGAACGGCACTGTCCGCGCCGTCAACGAGGCGCTTGCCGACCAGCCGGACCTGGTCAACACCGACCCGTACGGCGAGGGTTGGCTGATCGACATCGAGGTCGACGACGACGAAGAGGTCGCGGCCCTGATGGACGCCGAGACCTACAAAGGACAGCTCGAGCAGAGCTGA
- a CDS encoding FHA domain-containing protein: protein MPFCNQCGHENSEGSRFCSQCGTMLPGADRPVPAPGVTDTAMLTPISIEPETERFEQGEQLSAEDEAAVGALPSGSALLIVQRGPNAGSRFLLDVDVVTAGRHPDSDIFLDDVTVSRRHAEFRRDGQGVKVRDVGSLNGTYVNRDRIDEVLLSNGDEVQIGKYRLVYYASGQA from the coding sequence ATGCCGTTCTGCAACCAGTGCGGGCACGAGAACTCCGAGGGCAGCCGGTTCTGCTCGCAGTGCGGAACGATGCTCCCTGGCGCGGACCGTCCGGTGCCCGCCCCCGGTGTGACCGACACCGCGATGCTGACTCCGATCAGCATCGAGCCCGAGACCGAGCGGTTCGAGCAGGGCGAGCAGTTGTCCGCCGAGGACGAGGCCGCGGTCGGCGCACTGCCGTCGGGATCGGCGCTGCTGATCGTGCAGCGCGGGCCGAACGCGGGCAGCCGGTTCCTGCTGGACGTCGACGTGGTCACGGCCGGCCGGCACCCCGACAGCGACATCTTCCTGGACGACGTCACCGTCTCCCGCCGGCACGCCGAGTTCCGGCGCGACGGCCAGGGCGTGAAGGTCCGCGACGTCGGCAGCCTGAACGGGACCTACGTGAACCGGGACCGGATCGACGAGGTCCTGCTGTCCAACGGCGACGAGGTCCAGATCGGCAAGTACCGCCTGGTGTACTACGCCAGTGGCCAAGCCTGA
- a CDS encoding MerR family transcriptional regulator → MAKPEPSAGGSSIGEVLQILQAEFADVTISKLRFLEAEGLVAPARTASGYRKFSAADIERVRYVLTAQRDQYLPLRVIKEHLGAMDRGLRPSVGGPPVAPSDLPGPPELPGAEEFAAYGTELKLTREELRVAAGISVELLDELESHNLVVARGNHYDGDAILVAKTAAEFAQYGIEPRHLRPFRTAADREVGLIEQVMSHRRDDKTQELAALAVRLHAALVRSRLKR, encoded by the coding sequence GTGGCCAAGCCTGAGCCATCGGCTGGTGGCAGCAGCATCGGTGAGGTGCTGCAAATCCTGCAGGCCGAGTTCGCCGACGTCACCATCTCCAAACTCCGCTTCCTCGAAGCGGAGGGACTGGTGGCGCCGGCCCGGACCGCGTCCGGGTACCGCAAGTTCAGCGCCGCCGACATCGAGCGGGTGCGCTACGTACTGACTGCCCAGCGCGACCAGTACCTGCCGCTGCGGGTGATCAAGGAACACCTCGGTGCGATGGACCGCGGGCTGCGGCCTTCGGTCGGCGGGCCGCCGGTGGCGCCGTCGGATCTGCCCGGGCCGCCCGAATTGCCCGGGGCGGAGGAGTTCGCGGCGTACGGGACCGAGCTGAAGCTGACCCGCGAGGAGCTTCGCGTTGCCGCGGGCATCAGTGTGGAACTGCTCGACGAGCTGGAGAGCCACAACCTGGTGGTAGCTCGGGGCAACCACTACGACGGCGACGCGATCCTGGTCGCGAAGACGGCCGCCGAGTTCGCGCAGTACGGGATCGAGCCGCGGCATCTACGACCCTTCCGTACGGCGGCCGACCGCGAGGTGGGCTTGATCGAGCAAGTGATGAGCCACCGCCGCGACGACAAGACCCAGGAGCTCGCCGCCCTGGCTGTCCGCCTGCACGCGGCACTCGTCCGCTCGCGTCTCAAGCGCTGA
- a CDS encoding bifunctional nuclease family protein → MREVDVVGVRVEMPSSQPIVLLREVGGERYLPIWIGAAEASAIAFAQQGMEPPRPLTHDLFAETIRVLGHTLTQVRIVNLTDGVFEAIIVFDDKTEISARPSDSIALALRTGTPVFCTEEILAEAGIPVPESETDDEEVVEEEEVERFREFLDNVTPEDFDKS, encoded by the coding sequence GTGCGCGAAGTCGACGTAGTCGGAGTACGGGTGGAGATGCCCTCGAGTCAGCCGATCGTGCTGCTCCGGGAGGTCGGCGGCGAGCGGTACCTGCCGATCTGGATCGGCGCGGCCGAGGCGAGTGCGATCGCGTTCGCCCAGCAGGGGATGGAACCACCGAGGCCGCTGACCCACGACCTGTTCGCGGAGACCATCCGCGTCCTCGGGCACACGCTGACCCAGGTCCGGATCGTGAACCTCACCGACGGCGTCTTCGAGGCGATCATCGTCTTCGACGACAAGACCGAGATCTCGGCCCGCCCGTCCGACTCGATCGCGCTGGCCCTGCGTACCGGCACCCCGGTGTTCTGCACCGAAGAGATCCTCGCCGAAGCCGGCATCCCGGTCCCCGAGAGCGAGACCGACGACGAAGAGGTAGTCGAGGAAGAGGAAGTAGAACGCTTCCGCGAATTCCTCGACAACGTCACACCCGAAGACTTCGACAAGAGCTGA
- a CDS encoding MerR family transcriptional regulator yields the protein MTRTGDTDLTAQSTSEAHAEAAASAGVQGLLFDDDLRPMPDDVGFRGPTACAAAGITYRQLDYWARTGLVSPSVRPATGSGTQRLYGFRDVLLLKVIKRLLDAGISLQQIRSAIAHLSKRGIDDLTQITLMSDGASVYMCTSPDEVIDLLAGGQGVFGIALGGVWREVEGSLAELPTERLDAHSDTDDSHANDELAARRRARMTG from the coding sequence GTGACACGCACCGGCGACACTGATCTGACGGCGCAGTCGACGTCCGAAGCACACGCCGAGGCGGCCGCAAGCGCCGGCGTACAGGGCCTGCTGTTCGATGACGACCTGAGGCCGATGCCTGACGATGTCGGCTTCCGCGGCCCGACGGCGTGTGCCGCGGCCGGGATCACCTACCGCCAGCTCGACTACTGGGCCCGGACCGGACTGGTTTCGCCGTCCGTGCGCCCGGCGACCGGCTCCGGGACGCAGCGGCTGTACGGCTTCCGCGACGTGCTGTTGCTGAAGGTGATCAAGCGCCTGCTCGACGCCGGGATCTCGCTGCAGCAGATCCGCAGTGCCATCGCCCACCTGAGCAAGCGTGGAATCGATGACCTGACCCAGATCACGCTGATGAGCGACGGCGCTTCGGTCTACATGTGCACCTCGCCGGACGAGGTCATCGACCTGCTGGCCGGCGGTCAGGGCGTCTTCGGCATCGCACTCGGCGGTGTCTGGCGCGAGGTCGAGGGATCGCTGGCCGAGCTGCCGACCGAGCGTCTGGACGCACACTCGGACACCGACGACAGTCACGCCAACGACGAGCTCGCTGCCCGTCGCCGCGCCCGCATGACCGGCTGA
- a CDS encoding serine hydrolase domain-containing protein: protein MTLRPDTAAALYAEVAAAQSEWKLPSINAGVIKDGALAWTGSRGQFASTDGLTPGSDVQYRIGSITKTMTAVLVLQCRDDGLLSLNDAVGKHLPGIAFGDLTIRQLLAHSGGMNAEPEGDWWERNPGVSFETLAAAMNESQAAGKPDRRHHYSNLGYGLLGEVVARLRGEPWMELVAARILDPLEMRRTTYFPVRPAAQGFSVHPFSGRLEQEPAYDAGAMAPAGQLWSTIEDLAKYASFWIDPGYDILSRDTIDEMAAPAAADPREALSASYGLGLRLHADDPHIFVGHTGSMPGFVAGMFVDRARRIGGVTLANATYGRCASVPLGPDARAGVVRAGVGAGVVARGGAGAG from the coding sequence GTGACCCTGCGCCCTGACACCGCTGCCGCCTTGTACGCCGAGGTGGCAGCGGCCCAGAGTGAGTGGAAGTTGCCGTCGATCAATGCCGGTGTGATCAAGGACGGCGCGCTGGCGTGGACCGGTTCGCGGGGGCAGTTCGCCAGTACCGACGGGCTGACACCGGGGTCCGATGTGCAGTACCGGATCGGGTCGATCACGAAGACGATGACCGCGGTACTGGTGCTGCAGTGCCGCGACGACGGGCTGCTCTCGCTGAACGATGCCGTGGGCAAGCATCTCCCGGGCATCGCGTTCGGCGATCTCACCATCAGGCAACTGCTGGCGCACTCGGGCGGGATGAACGCCGAGCCCGAGGGCGACTGGTGGGAACGCAACCCAGGCGTGTCGTTCGAGACCCTGGCGGCGGCGATGAACGAGTCCCAGGCGGCCGGAAAGCCTGATCGGCGGCACCATTATTCCAACCTCGGCTACGGCCTCCTCGGTGAGGTCGTGGCGCGGCTGCGGGGCGAGCCGTGGATGGAGCTGGTCGCCGCGCGAATCCTGGATCCGCTGGAGATGCGCCGTACGACGTACTTCCCGGTGCGGCCCGCTGCACAAGGGTTCTCCGTGCATCCGTTCAGCGGGCGACTCGAGCAGGAGCCCGCGTACGACGCCGGCGCGATGGCTCCGGCCGGGCAGCTGTGGAGCACGATCGAGGACCTGGCGAAGTACGCCTCGTTCTGGATCGACCCGGGCTACGACATCCTCAGCCGGGACACGATCGACGAGATGGCCGCGCCGGCCGCCGCCGATCCGCGCGAGGCGCTGAGCGCGTCGTACGGGCTGGGTCTGCGGTTGCACGCGGACGACCCGCACATCTTCGTCGGGCACACCGGGTCGATGCCGGGCTTCGTCGCCGGGATGTTCGTGGACCGGGCCCGTCGCATTGGCGGCGTCACGCTGGCGAACGCGACGTACGGGAGGTGCGCGTCGGTGCCGCTCGGACCTGATGCGCGTGCTGGCGTCGTACGAGCCGGCGTTGGCGCCGGAGTGGTTGCCAGAGGCGGAGCTGGCGCAGGGTGA
- a CDS encoding DUF7586 domain-containing protein, which translates to MPEAELAQGEELLGHWYWGNTPLTFSVVGGILQLSGGMSCRFSPIGPDLYRGRDGYLAGERLRVVRDGDTISHLDVATFILTRTPYGR; encoded by the coding sequence TTGCCAGAGGCGGAGCTGGCGCAGGGTGAGGAACTGCTCGGGCACTGGTACTGGGGCAATACGCCGCTGACGTTCAGTGTGGTGGGCGGGATCCTCCAGCTGTCCGGCGGAATGAGCTGCCGCTTCTCGCCGATCGGCCCCGATCTCTACCGGGGCCGCGACGGCTACCTGGCGGGCGAGCGGTTGCGGGTGGTCCGGGACGGCGACACGATCAGCCACCTCGACGTCGCCACGTTCATCCTGACCCGCACGCCGTACGGCCGCTGA
- a CDS encoding pyridoxal phosphate-dependent decarboxylase family protein: MPQPAPLIALPSTSARWPLATTVNDRGRGPLPGGAPGEVLGRVAARLGEARVPSTGVGESAALDLIASLLDAQGIDLSHPHAAAHLQPPVLQVAVDADALASASNASMDTYDSGPATLAIEQWVVRSLARLAGFGSTADGVLTPGGSISNLLALLIARDSAAGRAGIDARRFGVQGLAKPVVFCSELAHFSIQRACAALGLGEEAVVPIATDDDFRLRLDLLEAELAKPGRTPIAVVATAGTTDYGSVDPIAGIASLARAHGAWVHVDAAYGFGALFSDRLAPLLAELPVADSVTLDLHKIGWQPAATSMLLVADRDQFASFGRSVDYLNPADDIDSGLDGLLGRSLQTTRRPDAVKVATTLTAYGRSGLGTMLDTCHELAVAAAARVVADSNLELLAPVTLTTVVFRVTGPGAVDLDAVQGEVRRRLLTSGRVLIGRTRRPARAGGPAVVALKLTLLNPNTTVPDIEELLDQVVAVGREVLSGRDTA; the protein is encoded by the coding sequence ATGCCCCAACCCGCGCCGCTGATAGCGCTGCCGTCGACGTCGGCCCGGTGGCCGCTCGCCACCACGGTCAACGATCGGGGCCGGGGGCCGTTACCGGGTGGCGCGCCGGGCGAGGTGCTGGGCCGGGTCGCGGCGAGGCTCGGCGAGGCGCGGGTGCCGTCGACCGGCGTCGGCGAATCGGCGGCGCTCGACCTGATCGCCTCGTTGCTGGATGCGCAGGGGATCGACCTCAGTCATCCGCATGCCGCGGCTCATCTGCAGCCGCCGGTTCTGCAGGTCGCGGTCGATGCGGACGCGCTGGCCTCGGCCAGCAACGCATCGATGGACACCTACGACTCCGGCCCGGCGACGCTCGCGATCGAGCAGTGGGTGGTGCGGTCACTGGCCCGGCTGGCGGGCTTCGGGAGCACTGCGGACGGCGTACTGACTCCGGGCGGATCCATCTCGAATCTCCTCGCGCTGCTGATCGCCCGGGACAGCGCGGCCGGCCGGGCTGGAATCGATGCCCGACGGTTCGGCGTACAGGGGCTGGCGAAGCCTGTCGTGTTCTGTTCCGAGCTGGCACACTTCTCGATTCAGAGAGCCTGCGCGGCCCTCGGGCTCGGCGAAGAGGCGGTGGTCCCGATCGCGACCGACGACGACTTCCGGCTGCGACTCGACCTGCTCGAAGCCGAGCTTGCGAAGCCTGGCCGTACGCCGATCGCCGTGGTGGCGACGGCCGGTACGACGGACTACGGCTCGGTCGACCCGATCGCCGGGATCGCTTCGCTCGCCCGCGCGCACGGAGCCTGGGTCCACGTCGACGCGGCGTACGGGTTCGGCGCCTTGTTCTCGGACCGGCTGGCTCCGTTGCTGGCGGAGTTGCCGGTCGCCGACTCGGTGACGCTGGACCTGCACAAGATCGGCTGGCAGCCGGCGGCGACCAGCATGCTGCTCGTGGCCGATCGGGACCAGTTCGCCTCGTTCGGCCGGTCGGTGGACTACCTCAATCCGGCCGACGACATCGACTCCGGGCTGGACGGCCTGCTCGGCCGGAGTCTGCAGACCACGCGTCGGCCGGACGCGGTGAAAGTGGCGACCACGCTGACGGCGTACGGCCGGTCCGGACTGGGCACGATGCTCGACACCTGTCACGAGCTGGCCGTCGCCGCGGCGGCCCGGGTTGTTGCCGATAGCAACCTTGAGTTGCTGGCGCCGGTGACCCTTACCACGGTGGTGTTCCGGGTCACCGGGCCGGGAGCTGTTGACCTGGACGCTGTCCAGGGTGAGGTCCGGCGTCGGCTGCTGACGTCGGGCCGGGTGCTGATCGGGCGGACCAGGCGGCCGGCCCGAGCCGGTGGGCCGGCCGTGGTCGCGTTGAAGCTGACGCTGCTGAACCCGAACACGACGGTCCCGGACATCGAGGAGCTCCTCGATCAGGTCGTTGCCGTCGGCCGCGAAGTTCTGTCGGGAAGGGATACTGCGTGA